The Pleurodeles waltl isolate 20211129_DDA chromosome 6, aPleWal1.hap1.20221129, whole genome shotgun sequence genome has a segment encoding these proteins:
- the LOC138301749 gene encoding uncharacterized protein F54H12.2-like has product MAFVHCASGACAKSDLDLFSLKPTQTSIENSFLMEVSPLAALTPLAPIEFYVSGSTDMYLDLNNTLLHLVCKITKANGSNIEDDAKVAQIAYPIATMFNQVDINLGDRLVMQTDNMYAYRAYIESILNYSREALDTQLSAGLFYKDTEAHFEDTVLDGSNVDKLLINGIDRNTDSFSLITGDAEQYKLVILSASLFVKRVKVSPSVRLAHAEALQLSNTKYAFERVALKIFSIPARTRSTQQQNLFLGQLPKLIIIGFVDNIGFSGLYTSNPFNFKHYDINYAALVHEGAVIPAKPFTPSFGTSNFVREYLGPVSITGTHLRDLGGVVSREGYGAGYTLFAFDLTPDMEDGDHYNVIQNGNLKAEIRFT; this is encoded by the exons atggccttcgtacactgtgcctcGGGTGCATGTGCCAAATCAGACCTAGATCTGTTTTCacttaaacccacacagaccagcatcgagaacagttttttaatggaagtatcgcctctagccgctctgacacctctggcaccgatagagttttatgtatcAGGGTCAacggatatgtatctggatctcaacaacaccCTGTTACACCTtgtatgtaaaataaccaaagcaaaCGGCagcaacatcgaggatgatgctaaagtggcgcagatcgcctaccccatcgcaaccatgtttaatcaagtggacattaacctgggcgatcGACTCGTTATGCAGactgataacatgtatgcctacagggcatacatagagagtattctaaattacagtcgtgaagccctggacacacaactttcagcgggcctcttctacaaagatactgaagcGCATTTTGAAGACACGGTGTTGGACGGCTCCAACGTTG ataagcttctaaTCAACGGTATAGACCGCAACACGGACTCATTCAGTCTCATCACCGGCGATGCGGAACAGTATAAGctggttatattgtccgcgagtctgtttgtaaagagagtgaaagtgtcaccgagtgtcagactggcccatgctgaagctttacaactatcaaACACAAAGTACGcctttgaaagagttgctctgaagatattcagcatccctgcCAGAACTAGATCAACGCAGCAGCAGAACCTATTTCTGGGTCAGCTACCGAAACTCataatcatagggtttgtggacaatatagGTTTTAGCGGACTCTATACCtcgaaccctttcaacttcaaacactacgatatcAACTACGCCGCTCTGGTCCACGAGGGCGCTGTTATTCCAGCAAAACCATTCACTccaagttttggaacatccaattttgtccgggaatatctcgGACCGGTCTCGATAACGGGGACACATCTGCGGGACTTGGGAGGcgttgtttcaagagaagggtatgggGCTGGCTATacactgtttgcgttcgacctgacgcctgatatggaagatggtgaccactacaaTGTGAttcaaaatggaaatctaaaagctgaaatacgttttacATAG